From Impatiens glandulifera unplaced genomic scaffold, dImpGla2.1, whole genome shotgun sequence:
catcaaacaagctctagatCTTCGAAGACTTTATTACTTACGCGATCGATGGCTTGACGTTCCTCAGGAGTCACTGTTACAGCTGGTGGCACTGCTCCTAAATCCGGATGACTCCTTGTGTTcctaataataattcatttcaacacacacaaaaaaaaataacaatttgaaATTCAGCAAATAAGCAAGCAACAACACAATATACATCTTACTTACCCATCCGTTccaccacctcctcctccaACAGGTTCGTTGATCAGACGAAGAAAATCAGACTGATGCTCCTGTATAAGTCTCATCAGATTAGGATTTTGCTTCCCTAGCTCTTGAAGCATTGGCTGTCATCAACAAAAAGTAATACACACACCACCCATTAGGAgttactgataaaaaaaaatgcaatacTCCAAAGAGATAGATAATAATCAAAACCTGTAAAATTTGTGGATTAGACTGCACCATGGATCTTAATGCTTGAAACTGATACAGCCAGAATATATTCCAAACGTCAGGTTTAGCAAGTGCAcaaaaaggagaagaagaaagatgaaaCTTGGAGCTAGTTTGATGGAAAAAACCTTGATGAAAAAGTGGACTAAATATcatttgtatataataattaaaatttaaaaaaaaaaaaaattaagggtaagggtaatttggtatttttagttgatgatttgatcgatgaagtgattgatgatgggataaaaggttatttgaataagcaGGTGTTTATATTCAAATACCCCCATTCGATGTAGGTTATGAAAATTCAGGTTATTTGAGTAACAGCACATTGAAGAGTATAAAtctataatgaatatatatatatatatatatacactgtATATAGGTTATTTTGGTGGATGAAAAACATACTTGTTGACTATTACGTAGAAAGTCCAGTGTGCCCGCACCAGCAGTGTTGGAGCCCATGCTTGGCAGACCCTAATAATGCAAAGAACATACCAGTGATCATGCATTGAACAAATAGGATGACAATGAAAAGTGATAAACTACCTGAGGGAacaagtctaatggattcgCATTAGGTCCACTAGAAGTAAGAGCTGCAGGTACTGTAAGTTGTTCTGCTTGAGGCTGAGCTGGAGGGATCACACTTCCTAGAGCTGGAGCTGGAGCCACAGGAGCGACATCAGGAATTCCCTACAGATACCAAATTTTGCTTTTTGAATGATTTTCACATAACCAATTTAAATCTACACTAAATAACATCTGCATCCCACCACATGGCCCCCACTTCAATCAAACCTGAGACATCAACCTCTTAATTcaacactcttatcacttgaaCTACCTTGAGTGggtaagaaaataatgaaatatatgagTATAAAAGTAACTCCAACCTCAATAtacttgggttatttgaataaccaagtggtaatttcaaaataactttGCTTAatgtaggttattgaaaattgaatatttgggttataaatatataatgaaaaattattatcattgtttagaaatagagggtattttggttgatgagtTGAATGAGGTGATTTATTGGataatgggttatttgaaattaacctCAAATAACCCATATCAAACACGACCGTAGTTATTGGCAACAAACAGACAACATGAATTGAAAAACCATATTATGGATAAAAAACAAGACAGACTTAGTGAGAAGTTATAAAATGTGAATATTATTTGGCGGAGTATAAACTTACACTGTACAAATATTCAATAGCTCTCTCTGGGTTATTAAAAGCAGCACGAAGAGCTCGAAGAACAGTCTCCCTATCCCAAGTACCTCCACCCATGTCCAGAATTTGTTGAATTGTTCCCTCAAGATTAGTCCCAGCAACTAGATTTGAAGCTGCTTGACCATAGACATCAGACTCTGACCTGATTCAACATGctaaaaatttttattaatagaaCAATTTAGGATTTTGCAAAAAATTAGTCTTCAGAATATAGAAGATGAGGCTAATTGAAGGAACAATACCCTGCAGTAACCAATGTAGCAggagctgctgctgctgctgctggggCAGGACTTGAACTACAGAGCAGAAACGACGCATGAGGCCAAAAATAGAAATGCAGAAAAAGATTTATTCACTAAAGCATCCCATGCAAGAATCAACAAAACTGACTGAAACGTTCCCCCAAAAAAA
This genomic window contains:
- the LOC124917990 gene encoding ubiquitin receptor RAD23c-like isoform X2; the encoded protein is MKIFVKTLKGTHFEVEVKPEDKIADVKKSIESVQGAGVYPAAQQMLIHQGKVLKDGTTLEENQVAENSFVVVMLSKTKTPTAESSALTTAPTIKTSAPVPPAAPQPPTASSTASSPAPAAAAAAPATLVTAGSESDVYGQAASNLVAGTNLEGTIQQILDMGGGTWDRETVLRALRAAFNNPERAIEYLYSGIPDVAPVAPAPALGSVIPPAQPQAEQLTVPAALTSSGPNANPLDLFPQGLPSMGSNTAGAGTLDFLRNSQQFQALRSMVQSNPQILQPMLQELGKQNPNLMRLIQEHQSDFLRLINEPVGGGGGGTDGNTRSHPDLGAVPPAVTVTPEERQAIDRLEAMGFERALVLQVFFACNKNEELAANYLLDHMHEFEE
- the LOC124917990 gene encoding ubiquitin receptor RAD23c-like isoform X1 is translated as MKIFVKTLKGTHFEVEVKPEDKIADVKKSIESVQGAGVYPAAQQMLIHQGKVLKDGTTLEENQVAENSFVVVMLSKTKTPTAESSALTTAPTIKAPQTSAPVPPAAPQPPTASSTASSPAPAAAAAAPATLVTAGSESDVYGQAASNLVAGTNLEGTIQQILDMGGGTWDRETVLRALRAAFNNPERAIEYLYSGIPDVAPVAPAPALGSVIPPAQPQAEQLTVPAALTSSGPNANPLDLFPQGLPSMGSNTAGAGTLDFLRNSQQFQALRSMVQSNPQILQPMLQELGKQNPNLMRLIQEHQSDFLRLINEPVGGGGGGTDGNTRSHPDLGAVPPAVTVTPEERQAIDRLEAMGFERALVLQVFFACNKNEELAANYLLDHMHEFEE